From the genome of Methyloprofundus sedimenti, one region includes:
- a CDS encoding restriction endonuclease subunit S domain-containing protein produces the protein MDGCYVSNEFPIFNLDNEKIIQNISLLVCVTSYPKHVEADCSGSTPGTRNRYKEFFSKLTLPLPSIDEQQSIVSNIQSVSKKSMTLSDFAKKF, from the coding sequence TGGATGGCTGTTATGTATCCAATGAATTTCCCATTTTTAATCTTGATAATGAAAAAATAATTCAGAATATTAGTTTATTGGTTTGCGTTACCTCATATCCAAAACATGTAGAGGCAGATTGTTCTGGCTCTACTCCTGGAACCCGAAACCGATATAAGGAATTTTTTTCTAAACTTACATTACCTTTACCCTCAATTGACGAGCAACAATCAATCGTTTCCAATATTCAGTCTGTGTCCAAAAAATCAATGACGCTAAGCGACTTCGCCAAGAAGTTTTAG